In Pseudoalteromonas sp. MM1, a single window of DNA contains:
- a CDS encoding GNAT family N-acetyltransferase: MQLFTARLAMRPLQSSDWPLFLQLHQNSTVIRYCYDMPSEAFVRSRFEQRLKNWDSTSTHPLCLVVFNKHSNEPMGVTGFTYELEQAELGYLFLPAYFNQGFASESLRAVIEWAWQQCGITQFKAVVTKGNIGSEKVLQKCGLTLTGINTQAHTINNTRYDDLIYTLKL; the protein is encoded by the coding sequence ATGCAGTTGTTTACAGCACGATTGGCAATGCGCCCACTTCAAAGCAGTGATTGGCCATTATTTTTGCAGTTACATCAAAATTCAACCGTGATCCGTTATTGCTACGATATGCCAAGTGAAGCGTTTGTACGCAGCCGCTTTGAACAACGTTTAAAAAACTGGGATAGCACTTCAACTCACCCACTTTGCCTTGTGGTATTTAATAAGCATTCAAATGAGCCCATGGGTGTTACGGGGTTTACGTACGAATTAGAGCAAGCTGAGCTGGGCTATTTGTTTTTACCCGCCTATTTTAATCAAGGCTTTGCCAGTGAATCATTGCGTGCCGTGATTGAGTGGGCGTGGCAACAATGCGGTATTACACAGTTTAAAGCCGTGGTTACAAAGGGGAATATAGGGTCTGAAAAGGTTCTACAAAAGTGTGGATTAACGTTAACTGGTATTAATACGCAAGCGCATACTATTAACAATACACGTTATGATGATTTGATATACACATTAAAATTGTAG
- a CDS encoding MmcQ/YjbR family DNA-binding protein, with amino-acid sequence MDQNTVHEYLVKKPLVQVTKPFAQEVDVYKVNHKMFATLALGNDGDVNDDGDPIWWLNLKCDPDEALELRDTFPAVIPGYHMNKRLWNTVILDGSIPQGEIERMIDNSFKLVVENMPEKDRKAIEAHL; translated from the coding sequence ATGGACCAAAACACAGTACATGAGTATTTAGTAAAGAAGCCCTTGGTGCAAGTGACTAAGCCATTTGCTCAAGAGGTTGATGTTTATAAAGTAAATCATAAAATGTTTGCCACCCTTGCCTTAGGTAATGATGGAGACGTTAATGATGATGGAGATCCTATTTGGTGGCTTAATTTAAAGTGTGATCCTGATGAGGCACTTGAATTAAGAGATACTTTCCCCGCGGTGATCCCTGGCTATCATATGAACAAGCGGCTTTGGAATACGGTTATTTTAGATGGCTCTATTCCACAAGGCGAGATTGAAAGAATGATCGATAATTCTTTCAAATTAGTGGTTGAAAATATGCCAGAAAAAGACCGTAAAGCTATTGAAGCACATCTATAA
- the yeiP gene encoding elongation factor P-like protein YeiP — translation MPKASDVKKGTAIEFNNRVLVVKDIVRSVPQGRAGGSLYRMRLYDVVTGAKVDETFKDSDMLTLADLTRREAMLSYIDGDEYVFMDNEDYTPYNLNKEVIAEEIQFVNEETQGVHVIVIDGAPVGLDLPSSVELVVEETDPSIKGASASARSKPARLTTGLTISVPEHISTGDRIRINTVEHKFMGRAEK, via the coding sequence ATGCCAAAGGCGAGTGACGTTAAAAAAGGAACCGCGATTGAGTTTAATAACCGTGTGTTGGTAGTTAAAGATATTGTACGTTCAGTACCACAAGGCCGTGCAGGCGGCAGTTTGTACCGTATGCGTTTATACGATGTAGTAACAGGCGCAAAGGTAGACGAAACATTCAAAGACAGCGACATGCTAACCCTAGCTGATTTAACCCGCCGTGAAGCAATGCTTTCGTACATTGATGGCGATGAATACGTGTTTATGGATAATGAAGACTACACGCCTTACAACTTAAACAAAGAGGTGATTGCAGAAGAAATTCAATTCGTTAACGAAGAAACGCAAGGCGTACACGTTATTGTGATTGATGGAGCACCTGTAGGTTTAGATTTGCCATCAAGCGTAGAGCTGGTTGTTGAAGAAACAGACCCATCAATCAAAGGCGCTTCTGCAAGTGCACGCTCTAAGCCTGCACGTTTAACAACGGGTTTAACTATTTCTGTACCTGAGCATATTTCTACGGGTGACCGTATCCGTATTAATACAGTTGAGCACAAATTTATGGGCCGCGCCGAGAAGTAA
- a CDS encoding EAL domain-containing protein encodes MIKITTIKCGLYWLLLSLAPAAVAFEHAFNINTNTVLIFASALLALALPYLLFVIYKLKRSRLQHSLSEKRLKSTVEGSGDTLWDWNIKTGEVIRINDKYMMDSTTLMGFPPNKSLIHPHDIASVEHLLKKHFAQKSAFFEATYRIKDTFGHWHWVLDRGKIIEKDANLAPLRMTGTVRDISVLKSTEERLNLFAKCVESLTDALAIYDKNFNLVDINPSFLILFGGVREQYLKKPFNLPGYDKSYIENIKNIVRERERIQQEVKLRNSERVLLPIEISIDEIKNDQHQITNYVVVYSDLTERKNAQSQLHNLSNRDRTTSLPNRNLFFTDLQKLVKQNTHHALLVFDLDNFKKINDSLGHQLGDSLLAKLAMRLNKLTRENDVFYRLGGDEFALVMADTNDIHVITRMAKQFLAAIATPFKMAGHELAITSSVGIVLFPEDGSTPELLLKNADTAMYHAKKKGNSYLFFNDTMNRQAVKRLQIENLMRFGLKENHFEVYYQPKMNIRTGKLTGMEALVRFITPKKGVISPGVFIPIAEETGQIIEIGEVVLNKACRDVKQWLDDGLFSGRVAVNLSAKQFSLPDLTTRIDVILQKNELPSYFLELEITEGTVMDDPQEAIAIMRSLSARGIHLAMDDFGTGYSSLAYLKQFPLNTLKVDKAFIDDMKTERGRNMVDSIVTIAQNLDLHVVAEGVEQASQIDILKTLNCETVQGYFYSKPLSKDEFTAFLKQQQSNSTPSLISANKHFAKIS; translated from the coding sequence ATGATAAAAATAACAACAATAAAATGTGGTTTGTACTGGTTGTTGCTAAGCCTAGCACCCGCAGCAGTTGCCTTTGAACACGCCTTTAATATAAATACCAACACCGTTTTAATTTTTGCCAGTGCCCTACTTGCGCTGGCTTTGCCATACCTATTATTCGTAATTTATAAATTAAAGCGCTCTCGACTACAGCACAGCCTCTCAGAAAAGCGCTTAAAAAGCACGGTTGAAGGCAGTGGCGATACGCTTTGGGATTGGAATATAAAAACAGGCGAAGTTATTCGCATTAACGATAAATACATGATGGATTCAACAACGTTAATGGGGTTTCCGCCAAATAAAAGCTTAATTCACCCACACGATATTGCTTCAGTAGAGCATTTGCTAAAAAAACACTTCGCTCAAAAGTCAGCTTTTTTTGAAGCCACTTACCGCATTAAAGACACCTTTGGCCACTGGCATTGGGTGTTAGACCGCGGAAAAATAATAGAAAAAGATGCAAACTTAGCACCACTGAGAATGACCGGCACAGTACGCGATATCTCAGTGTTAAAGTCAACAGAAGAGCGCCTCAATTTATTTGCTAAGTGCGTAGAATCACTCACTGATGCACTTGCTATATACGATAAAAACTTCAACTTAGTTGATATAAATCCCAGCTTTTTAATCCTTTTTGGTGGCGTTAGAGAGCAATATCTCAAAAAGCCTTTTAACTTACCTGGTTATGATAAAAGCTATATTGAAAACATTAAAAATATAGTGCGAGAGCGCGAGCGAATTCAACAAGAGGTAAAACTGCGCAATAGTGAGCGAGTGTTACTGCCAATAGAAATTTCGATTGATGAAATAAAAAACGATCAGCACCAAATAACAAACTATGTAGTTGTTTATTCAGATTTAACCGAACGTAAAAATGCACAATCGCAACTGCATAATTTATCAAATAGAGACCGTACTACCAGCTTACCTAACAGAAATTTATTTTTTACCGACCTACAAAAGCTGGTAAAACAAAATACCCACCATGCCCTTTTGGTATTTGATTTAGATAACTTTAAAAAGATTAATGATTCATTAGGCCACCAGCTAGGCGACAGCCTATTAGCAAAATTGGCTATGCGATTAAATAAATTAACCCGTGAGAATGATGTTTTTTACCGCTTAGGCGGTGATGAATTTGCCTTAGTTATGGCAGATACTAATGATATTCATGTTATTACTCGCATGGCAAAGCAATTTTTAGCTGCAATTGCGACCCCATTTAAAATGGCAGGCCACGAGCTTGCGATTACCTCAAGCGTAGGCATAGTGTTATTCCCTGAAGATGGCAGTACGCCAGAGCTGTTATTAAAAAACGCTGATACCGCAATGTATCATGCTAAAAAGAAAGGTAATAGTTACCTGTTTTTTAACGACACTATGAACCGCCAAGCGGTTAAACGCTTACAAATAGAAAACTTAATGCGCTTTGGTCTAAAAGAAAACCACTTTGAAGTGTATTATCAGCCTAAAATGAATATTCGTACCGGTAAACTTACCGGAATGGAAGCATTAGTGCGCTTTATAACCCCTAAAAAGGGCGTTATTAGCCCCGGTGTATTTATTCCTATTGCAGAGGAAACCGGGCAAATAATAGAAATTGGTGAAGTGGTTTTAAACAAAGCGTGTCGCGATGTAAAACAATGGCTAGACGATGGTCTATTCAGCGGCCGCGTAGCCGTTAACTTGTCGGCTAAGCAGTTTAGCTTGCCAGATTTAACGACCCGTATTGACGTGATATTGCAAAAAAACGAGCTACCTTCTTACTTTTTAGAGCTGGAAATTACCGAAGGCACGGTAATGGACGACCCACAAGAAGCCATTGCAATTATGCGCTCGCTAAGTGCCCGTGGTATTCATTTAGCCATGGACGATTTTGGTACAGGTTATTCATCTTTAGCGTACTTAAAACAATTTCCGCTGAATACCTTAAAAGTAGACAAAGCATTTATTGATGACATGAAAACCGAACGTGGCCGCAACATGGTTGACTCTATCGTAACGATTGCGCAAAACCTCGATTTACATGTGGTTGCTGAGGGTGTGGAGCAAGCAAGCCAAATTGACATACTTAAAACGCTAAATTGTGAAACTGTGCAAGGCTACTTCTATTCAAAACCACTTTCTAAAGATGAATTTACTGCGTTTTTGAAACAGCAACAAAGCAACTCTACACCAAGCCTTATTAGCGCTAACAAGCACTTTGCAAAAATAAGCTAG